From the Cyclopterus lumpus isolate fCycLum1 chromosome 25, fCycLum1.pri, whole genome shotgun sequence genome, one window contains:
- the sae1 gene encoding SUMO-activating enzyme subunit 1 has product MIDTIEKEDPVISEEEAAQYDRQIRLWGLDAQKRLRGSRVLLAGLGGLGAEVAKNLILAGVKGLTLLDHEKVSEESCRAQFLVPVTARGQNRAQASLERGQNLNPMVKVLADQDRVEDKPDDFFLQFDAVCLTGCSRDLMVRVDQLCSKHNIKVFCGDVYGYYGYMFCNLGKEHNYVEEKPKLVKPTGNDGPEAKKAKVDPNETTMVKKTASFCPLKEALEVDWTTEKAKAGMKKTPVDYFMLHVLLKFRTDKGRDPDPQSYPEDSRLLRQIRDDVLEALEVSADLLNDDFISYCFSEMSPVCAVVGGVLGQEVVKALSQRDPPHRNFFFFDGRKGNGVVDYFGPN; this is encoded by the exons ATGATCGACACGATCGAGAAGGAGGACCCGGTCATcagcgaggaggaggcggcCCAGTACGACCGCCAGATCCGTCTGTGGGGGCTAGATGCACAAAAGAG ATTACGAGGGTCCCGCGTGCTCCTGGCAGGTTTAGGTGGTCTGGGGGCTGAAGTGGCCAAGAACTTAATTTTGGCTGGAGTTAAAGGGCTCACTTTGCTGGACCATGAAAAG GTGTCGGAGGAGTCATGTCGAGCCCAGTTCCTGGTTCCAGTGACGGCTCGGGGTCAGAATCGAGCCCAGGCCTCCCTGGAGCGCGGGCAGAACCTCAACCCGATGGTGAAGGTCCTCGCAGACCAAGACCGAGTCGAAGACAAGCCAGACGACTTCTTCCTGCAATTCGATGCG GTGTGTCTGACAGGCTGCTCCAGAGACCTGATGGTGCGGGTCGACCAGCTCTGTTCTAAGCACAACATCAAGGTCTTCTGTGGGGACGTCTATGGTTACTATGGCTACATGTTCTGCAACCTCGGAAAAGAGCACAACTACGTTGA ggaGAAACCCAAACTGGTGAAACCAACTGGAAACGACGGCCCAGAGGCGAAGAAGGCCAAAGTCGACCCCAACGAGACCACCATGGTGAAAAAG ACGGCCAGCTTCTGCCCTCTGAAGGAAGCTCTGGAGGTCGACTGGACAACTGAGAAGGCCAAAGCCGGGATGAAGAAGACGCCAGTGGACTACTTCATGCTTCACG TTCTGTTGAAGTTTCGCACCGACAAAGGCCGCGACCCCGACCCGCAGTCCTACCCGGAGGACAGTCGGCTCCTGAGGCAGATCCGAGACGACGTCCTGGAGGCCTTGGAAGTGAGCGCCGACCTCCTGAATGATGACTTCATCAG CTACTGCTTCTCTGAGATGTCTCCGGTGTGCGCAGTCGTGGGAGGAGTTCTGGGACAGGAAGTTGTCAAG GCTCTCTCCCAGCGAGACCCTCCTCACcggaacttcttcttcttcgacgGTCGTAAAGGCAACGGCGTGGTCGACTACTTTGGACCAAACTAA
- the LOC117728026 gene encoding uncharacterized protein LOC117728026 yields the protein MARAETIESVGETGGRGGNEPLPHHHTCRMELPRPFYSCPGLLTTTPFSSGTAPVHSCQHHHHLHPLQALYPLPYPQQEDQDETRNHQRSPAFSPSPPRSPLCNRREGRGVGAAAPSAFTGEQSDERRDVSSRQGPLPDLLPQNELSSRTSPRQRAPPGGGAAQEVEARVVASQLRAIGDEFNARVFHRAHVPPHWQEWRDACRGLLNFITQTLSTLYRLT from the exons ATGGCCCGCGCAGAGACCATCGAGAGCGTTGGGGAaactggaggaagaggaggaaacgagCCTCTTCCCCATCACCACACATGCCGCATGGAGCTGCCCCGCCCCTTCTACAGCTGTCCCGGCCTGCTCACCACTACCCCCTTCAGCTCTGGGACCGCCCCCGTACACAGCtgccagcaccaccaccacctgcacccTCTGCAGGCTCTGTACCCGCTGCCTTACCCCCAGCAGGAGGACCAGGACGAGACCCGGAACCACCAGCGGTCACCTGCGTTCTCGCCATCACCTCCACGTTCTCCACTCTGCAATcggagggaagggaggggcgTCGGTGCCGCAGCTCCCAGTGCCTTCACAGGAGAGCAGTCAG ACGAGCGCCGGGACGTTTCCAGCCGACAGGGGCCCCTGCCTGACCTGCTGCCCCAGAACGAGCTCTCATCTCGGACTTCCCCGCGCCAGAGAGCCCCCCCCGGAGGAGGAGCCGCGCAAGAGGTGGAGGCCAGGGTGGTGGCCAGCCAGCTGAGGGCCATCGGGGATGAGTTTAACGCCAGAGTCTTCCACAGAGCG CACGTCCCCCCCCACTGGCAGGAGTGGAGGGACGCCTGCCGAGGACTCCTCAACTTCATCACCCAGACGCTCAGCACTCTCTACAGGCTCACGTAG